The following nucleotide sequence is from Labeo rohita strain BAU-BD-2019 chromosome 3, IGBB_LRoh.1.0, whole genome shotgun sequence.
cctgagttactgcagcaatgcggcgtggcatggagtcgatcagtctgtggcactgctcaggtgttatgagagcccaggttgctctgatagtggccttcagctcttctgcattgttggggctggcatatcgcatcttcctcttcacaataccccacagattttctatggggttaaggtcaggcgagtttgctggccaattaagaacagggataccatggtccttaaaccaggtactggtagctttggcactgtgtgcaggtgccaagtcctgttggaaaatgaaatctgcatctccataaagttggtcagcagcaggaagcatgaagtgctctaaaacgtcctggtatacagctgtgttgaccttggacctcagaaaacacagtggaccaacaccagcagatgacatggcaccccaaaccatcactgactgtggaaactttacactggacctcaagcaacgtggattctgtgcctctcctctcttcctccagactctgggaccctaatttccaaaggaaatgcaaaatttccttctgtgcgtagtggttcttgaagcactgactccagctgcactccactctttgtgaatctcccccacatttttgaatgggttttgtttcacaactctctccagggtgcggttatccctattgcttgtacacttttttctaccacatctattccttcccttcgcctctctattaatgtgcttggacacagagctctgtgaacagccagcctcttttgcaatgaccttttgtgtcttgccctccttgtgcaaggtgtcagtggttgtcttttggacaactgtcaaatcagcagtcttccccatgattgtgtagcctacagaactagactgagagaccatttaaaggcctttgcaggtgttttgagttaattagctgattagagtgtggcaccaggtgtcttcaatactgaaccttttcacaatattctaattttctgagatactgaatttggggttttcattagttgtcagttcatcaaaattaaaagaaataaacacttgaaatatatcagtctgtgtggaatgaatgtatacattatacaagtttcacttcttgaatggaattagtgaaataaatcaactttttgaagatattctaattatatgaccagcacctgtatattcaacaaaataataattcaccAGTCTACTTAGTCATTTATATATCCTGAATACTCAGTTAAATATCATTCAATATTATTTTAGCACTACTTGAATTACAGCTTGATTGAAAATGGTGGAATTCACacaataaatatttgcattttttttttttcattgagtCTTGTTTAGATTGTCATAGTTTTTTAATCTAATGCTTAACATTGATTTTTCATATTTGGAATtatgatattttgttttatccAAGTCTTGGACatgtataaaacaattaaatctatgaaagcccgtttccaccactgaataaaaaataaggcTAGgcgtttttatctcacaattctgacttttgttctcagaattgcataataaaaaaaacttgtaattctttttctcttttttctcagaactgtaattgcgagttacaaagtGAGAAtggcatgatataaacttgcaattgcatgttataaaatcagaatagcAAAAtgtaatctcacaattctgattcaAACAcaaaagtcagttttttttcctcacaaatgagtttatatctcgcagttctgacttttgtcttgcaattctgactttttttttcagaattgtgagaaatgaacttgcagttgtgattttatgaagtcagaaaatcaaaatattaactcacaattttgacttttcttctcacaattgcgagaaataaagtcagaattgtgagatataagctcacaattctaacttttttctcacaaatgagtttataactcacaattcttactttttttcttacaattctgacttttcagaactgtgagaaataaacttgcaattgcaagttataaagtcagaatagcaaaatataaacacaattctgactttttttctctcataattgcatgatataaactcacaattgcaagaaataaagtcaaaattgaaagatataaactcgtaattctgacttttttctcacaaatgagttttcacaattgtgacttttttttttagaattgtgagaaataatcTTGcatttgcatgttataaagtcagaatatcaaaatataaactcacaattttgacttttttcctcacaaatgagtttatatctcgcatttcttacttttttcttacaattctgactttttttctgaattgtaagaaataaacctacagttgcaagttataaactcagaatagcagaatataaactcacagttgcaaaaaataaagtcaaaattgcgagatataaacttgcaattctgactctttttttttttcctcacaaatgagttatgtctcacaattcacgattctgactttttgtaattgtgagttataaagtccaattttgaggggaaaaaagactgatatgtttgCAGAATTGCGTTTATATCTAAGatataaaagtttatatctcacaattctgacttttgtcttgcagttctgacttttttttcagaattgtgagaaatgaacttgcagttgtgattttatgaagtcagaaaatcaaaatattaactcacaattttgacttttcttctcacaattgcgagaaataaagtcagaattgcgagatataagctcacaattctgacttttttctcacaaagtttataactcgcaattcttactttttttcttacaattctgacttttcagaaatgtgagaaataaagtccaattttatgggggaaaaaagactgatatgtttgcagaattgcatttatatctaagatataaaagtttatatctcacaattctgatttaactTGTAATTGTATTTCATAAAGAGATACAAACtgtcagttctgagaaaagtcacaattgcgagatataaacttgcaattctgagaacaaaagtcTCAAAaatagcaagtttatatcatgctgatctaagaaaaagtcagaatagtaaatttatatcttgcaagtctgagtttatttctaaggattgcaaatttatattgaGTTGCGAAGttatatcacgcaattatgaggaaaaagtcaaagttgcgagtttatatcacgcagatctgagaaaagtcagaatcgtaagtttataactcgcaattgcgagtttatgtcataCAATTTTGATCTAATTTCTCAGAAaatattcagaattgtgagatgtaaacttgcaattgcaagaaaaaaagtcagaattgtgatataaaaataattgtttaaatttttattcagtggtggaaacaggcttccatagaaatctctttcaaaataaaataaaaatataaaataatgaacgtATGGTAAAAcattttggtcacactttatttgaaggtccaattcttgctattaacaaaccataaactgacttttttctactaattttaggtattgggtaggattaggaatGTAGAATATAGTCATGCTGAATATGTGCTatgtaagtactaataaatagccaatatgttatgagtagacatgctaataagcaactagttaataatgaaaattgttccctatactaaagtgctACCAACATTTTCAAGTACAGTGAGCCTTCCAAGTATGTGACCATCAtgtaacaaaaagaaaatagtttaaGAAATACACATCCGACAAAGTTCAGTAGCGTTATGCCAAACGACATGGAATTGTTCATGTCTCCTGGTCAGTTCCTTGTCTAACATTCCGATACTCACCCTGGATCCATTGTTCTATATGGGACAATGTTGTTCTTGTGTTGTGACAGGCGGATATGTTGCACTGGGGGTGTTCAGAAGCCAAAACAATTCTCAGAATGTCTAGAATGTTCTTCTTTCACAAGGGTTTTGTGGCTTGGTTTGGGGACGCCACAGGCACTTCGGAGAGACTGCACACAGTGCTGCGGCCTGAACGGGGCCCCTCGGTCTACTCCCACTCTGACCGAGCTCACTTGATTCcagacgcgcacacacacacaatcacacacacacataccgcTGACTTTGTTGACTGGAGGTGCCCCCACTGCGAGTCAGTATATAACAAAACCCAGGTGAGTTCTTATTCTGCGAGCATAAACACTGCAGCGTCTTAGGTCAGCTAAGCGGATCGCTTGGTAAAGGTTATTTGAAATAGTCAACACTGGACAGAGTCTCTTTACAGTTTACTCTACAAACATTTAGGTGGTTTGGAAGTGTGTGTTCCTGTTTAAACGGCAAACGAAAAATGTTTGACCTTTATGCGTAATGGCAATCCTTTTTTGATGTTAAAACGCTTTTTCTGTCTCACTAAAACACTGCACTTTTTGTTCCTGACCAGCCCGACAGCAGaaatattgactcaacaaatgCCGTTGAGGATCTGTTTGGGAAACCTGTAAGGTAACAGTAATTATTTTTGCTTGTAGTAGTTATTTGAACTTACCTGAACTCAACCTCTTATTGAAAGAGTTCATTATGctacaaaatgtgttttttggaaaTTAAGGCAGTTGTCAATTGAAGAACAAGCAGAACATGTGATTCGCAGTACTAACGTCTGTGGCTGTTGCTGCTCTGTAGATGGGCAACTAAACAAAATCTTTCTGCCAAAGAACATTTCAGTGTGGTTTGTGCTCCTGGGGCCTGGCACTATTCTGAGGCTCACACCAagcaagaaaaatatgttttggcATCTGTGGCAtaaactatatttattttattttctttggtaTGAATGAGTGAGTGTAGTCATCCATACCTGTTTTGTTGACGCAAACCAAAACAAGCTTCATCATTTGTCATTCGGAAGATCAGCGATGTTCTTAGATGTGGGGAATCAATGAAGAGCCAAGCAGGATTATATTCATGTTAGTTTATTGAACAAGTCTTTGACTCAGTATGGGACAGAGGATGACTGACACTTTAGTATCTAAATAAATCTCTGAGAAAATAATACTGTAATCTAAAATGGcatgtctgtttttttccagtaaaTCTCTGAAGTACAATATATACACATTCTTAATATGATACATACTGGCATTAGCACGCTAACAACAGCTATAACATTGTGATGTGATGCTGTTTCATCCTTTGAGGGTTAACTGATTTCAATCCCCTTCGTGACTTTAAATACATTCTTTCCCTTGCACACATAAGTGGATTCAAATGACACTTCTTCACTCTTCCATTCACATACAGTGCTTTCTCTCcaaaaatatactaatttgCATCCACTGATTCCAGGAAAACAAGAGTAAAGACATTTTCGATAACAACACACCATTTACTAGCTTAAACTGTACTATTTCTCATTCTGCCTCTGAGCATTATTTTCTGGAAATGTCTACAAGTTTCTCTCAGGCTAAGAGCATTGATGCATATCTCTTTATATGCATACAGTGAAATGATTCATGCAACTAATCTCAATAAAAGCTATCTCTTTTGGATATGCACATTAGAAAGGAAATGTTATTCCAATGTGATTTATCGCTTAGAAGCACTGAAGTCCGACCAATACTTTCAAAATTCAATTGTATCCTCCAGTACAAATGAGAGCAGTTTTACCGAATAATCTACTGCATAGAGCCATTACATGAAAAAACCAAATATGTTTGATTGTATCAAAAGGACTTGTGTGACATCAAATCTGGAAATGAATTTTTAACCACTTCCTCACGGGTGCCTGAATAATAATTACAGTAGTAACAGACTAATGATTGAAAAGGTATTGAATAAAGATTAAATCTCTAACTAGCTGACCTCAAAACTCTGATCCATTGTCTAGTAGATCATTTCTATAGCTTCGTCTTAAGCTATACACATTTGATTGGATTTAATATGGCCGAGCAGCTGTGCAGTTATGATGCACGTCACCTTAGCAGCAAGCACTCGAGAACACACACTCGCAACCGCCAGcacacaaccacacacacacacacaatcgtTCCCGCTCCCTGATATCAGTCTCATTGAGTTATTTCTGAGTGCTGTAAAAGTTGGTTAGACCGTTCCAATGTAATGCCCGTTGGTGTGTGAAATTGAGGTAATTATATTGCGTTTACTAGCGTCTACTAGAGAGGTTTTATGGAAAGTGTGACCAGAAAACTCAATCCAGACTGAAGAGCTTATGCTGTTGTGGATCACAACACAGAAAGCCTGGTGCGAAATGTAGCCTTGAGCTGAAAAGGAATGGGTTGGTCTAAAAGCATCACATTAGAAGGCTATGCCACATATCCTGTAACAGATTACAAACGTTTGACATTTCCCCCCTCGAAAGGACCATCAGATGGGTTGAGAATTTCCTTAGGCCCCAGAACCTAAAGAATAGACATAGCttacacaaaaacagcacttaGTGGTTTCTTCTTGGTCGCCCATTCACCACAGAGATGGACAAATAAAGTTAAGTCGTTAAGTGTTACGGAGGTTCCAAAAGTTCACAGAGACACATACCACTCCTTGTGGTGAGAAAAATACTTCCTTTCAGCACGCAATATATATATCCAGGTTCATGTGCTGGCTCTACTTCTGTGGATTCGGAGTAAGTGCCAGTGAGGGAAAAGCAGGTCTGACTGGGCACAAGCCCTCATGTGACCACCTGCTGTACTGTTGAGCGTTCGTGAGGACACGACTGGTCCCTGCAGTGCAGCCTCTTTAGAAGCCGCTGGAGTTTATGGGAAAAGTTCTTGTTCATTTGCCTGTACATGAGGGGAATGGCGAAGCTACTGCAGAAGGCGAGCAGCTCGGATAAACATCTCAGGAAGAAGTATATGGTAAGGTGCTGCCTGTTGGAATGGCTCCCGGGAGCTCCGGCCACTGTGTGCACCAGTAAGGTCATGTAGTACGGAGTCCATAGAAGAAACTGCATGCACACAGAGGCCAGCAGCAACCtgtggatggatggatcgaGCCTCCCAGAGTCCTGGTCCAAAGGGGTGGACTCCTTCCTGATGCGGAGGATCAGGATGAATGCATAAAGCACAGCCACGGCCGGCACCACGTACCCAATGAACATCATGATGGCATCAGCCGCCTCTTTGTTCTGCATCTTGGAGCACTCAATGATCTTTGTGGAGACGTGGTTGCACACGTAGAAGAGCAGTGAAGAGAAGCTGGTGAGGACAGCGCCGCCCCAGATGAAGCCGCAAACGTGCTTGGTGTTGTAGACGCTGGACATGTAGGTACGCGGCAGAGCCCGCTCGATGTAATAGTCCAGACTGAGCAAGGTTGTGGAGTACATGATGACCAGAGAGGAGATGTTGAAAAGAATGAGAAGGGTAATGTAAAGCTCGTTGTTGTACTCCCACATGGGCCAGCGTGTAAAACTGGGCCCAAGCAGCTCTACTGGAGCCACCAAGTTGAGCACCAGGCCAGCAATGGCTATGTTCACAAAGTAGACGTCGGGCATAGTCATGGTGACTTTGTTGGAAAGGTTGACCACCACCAGCAGGGCATTGTAGCAAAGCCCCACTGGAAAGCAGATGATGAGGTACACCAGAGAGAAGACGGACAGGATGAGTCCAAAGTCCTGGCAGAGCCGGAGGTCCACATTGTCGTCCGTCTCATTGTAAACCATGCAGCTCCACATTTCTAGATTTCCAAAGGTGTCCGATCCTTCTTTCTGAatcagctgtaaaaaaaaaaaaaaagaatatgagCAATGTATTAATGGATTGGATtggttttgattaaaaaaaggcaTTTGATCACGGGTGTCCAGTCCTGCTCCAGaaggtccactttcctgcagagccTGGGAGCTTCTAGTGTAGCTGCCTTCACACCATGTCGTATTTACTGTAATTCCGAAATGACAACACGTGAAAATCTACTCGTAGCCTAATTATGTGTTTCTATGGAAACTCTGTCAACGCCTAAGCCTTCACATGGTCCAGCACTCGAAATTACGACTTGTGAACTCTGAATGTTCTGAGAGTTACAACTTGGACCATGTGACAGATGTACCACCTGATTACCCCCAGATTCATTTAGGgcagtggtctcaaactcaattcctatCAATTCCTGTTTAGAAGTaactagtaatcctgaagaccttgattaattggatcaggtgtgtttgaataGGTTTGGAGCAAAAGAGTGCAGAGctctggccctccaggaattgagtttgagaccactgaTTTAGGGGCTACTTTGGTGCTACCTCTGAGCGTGAGAACATGGGCAGCTCAGAGTAGAACGTCACCTGATGTCATCTTGCAATTACAGTAATTACGACATGGTGTGAAGGCAGCATCATCCTGAATATCTTGATtatctggttcaggtgtgtttaattaggcaTTTAATTAGACACCCCTATCCAAGATGGATAGTTCACAAACAATATTCTTCTGTGATCAACTAAtgattaaaattgtattttaaaggtGCACCAAATAATTACATCTTGCCCTTCTAAACAGCTGATCCGATAGGATCAGGCTCTTTACTGCCCCCACCAGCTCTGGAGCTACCACATCATTTATTAAAAGCAGATTGAGTTGCAATTTGCAACATAACATATTGATGTACTCTGGAATGCTGCAAAATTTTAGGACTGTTCACAATTTGTGGTAGTGTCATAACTTTCTCAAATTGCAAGACACAGCTAATCATGTGATCTCAAGATGGATGCCATTCCTTACAGAGTAACAGCTCTTTATAAGCCGTTGAGACTTTGTATCATGGGAATGTACATAATTTCAAACTTGCTGTTTATGTCTTATAGTGTGCAACTTTACGTAGAGGACAAATAATGATATAGTGCATCTGTAATGCTAAATATaaccatttttattctttctagGCTTATCTTGATCAATGGCTTTGCAAAATACATCCTGATGTTGTTTTATATCATCACACAGTGTAGAAAACAGAAACCATGCATTAACAGCACATGCATGGCATAGCCATTAGATCTGGAGTAACACCAGTATTTCCACTTCATTGCATCTTACAGACTAAATAAAACTCAGCACAATATGCTGCACTGGACAGCAAGACTATAAACCCAGTGATTTCATCCCAGTTACCATGTGCCATTGAGGTTCATGTTGTACCAAAAGAAGGAGCAGTATTATATGtcatcagacattttttttttccataacaaTAGGATCCACCTCTACAGCTCAGCACCTTTACTCGTTGGGCGTGACAATGCACGTGCTGTGACCAAAGGATGGCATAATTCAGCTGTGAGACTGTGAGGCATGCAGATTTATGGCATGAGACGTGACATGTCAAGGGTGCAGTGGATGCACAGTGTGAGGTTTGAGTTCAGTGTGAGGTCACAGCACAGGCACATGCAGAGAACTGCTCCACAGTCCACTCATTAAAACATAATGACATAACGCTCTCCCTGAACACAAGCCTCACTTTAGTATTAGCCTATGATTACTCACAGGCtacattattgttttaattaatttagctggttttctggacttttttttttatttaaaagacagAAAATAGAGGAAAGCTGAAGAAAAAGCCCAATTTGAACCTGTTTGTTCATACTATGTTTATTTGGGATATTTGCAATCAACATGCAGTGCACTTTCCATTCTCACATACTCCTATCCAAGTGACCACAAAATATATCCAACAATTCACTCTGTTTGAGTTCCATGTATGAGCcatattatttgaaaacaacAGTATTAGGAATATTTTGCAGCTCAAACTTTCTGACACAAGGCCTCTGGCTTTCGTGTGCACGTCAGCATGTATTTGGTAGTAGACCTGGAGTTTTCCCAGACAATGCTGAGCACATCTGAGCAGATATAATGACTGTTGAGTGAGCGTTTCTCTGTCTGCTTACGTAACAGTCATAGAGCACTGTTTTGGCCTGGAGACAGACAGCCACGGATTGCCTCTCTATGGCTCTCACTAGTGGGTGGAGACACTCATTCACCCTTTTCACCTTGTAGTCATACACCTACAGCGATCCAGCATGTTTTTGCATTAACTACTCAGTATGTACACGCAGCAATTTATGTCGTGGTCTAACCGGTATATAACTACCAGTATATATCTTCACATCTATACTTAAATGTGTCTGGAGGTAAAACTTGTAAAAGCTAAACTGTTTTTCTCACTGGCAAGAGACTCACAAGTTGGGAACAGGAGAAAGGACTACCGTGGGAAAACAAGATGTGGCGACGTGGTTTCTAAAGGGCAGGTGTGAAAGTCTGAGTCCATAATGCTTCCAAGGCCATGTCGGCTTTTCCACATGAATTACTTACAGCGAAACAAAATATCTGGCAAATGGACTTCAATGCTATTCTAGCAAACACAATAGAGCAGCCAAGACTAGCCACTACCTGTGTCCCTATCTCTCACTTAAAAACAGTCATCATCCTGTTCCCTTCCTCCTCTTTCTGTGACCATGGCAACCAATAGTGCAAATAAGGGCAGTACTGCTGAGTTTCAGTTGCAAACTGTTATTTCATTCACTGAAACATTTTCATCTAAGGACAGGTTTCAGACTGCATGCTGCTCTATAAgggaatataataatatatttgaggtcaaaagtttacatacaccttgcagaacctgcaaaatgttaattattttaccaaaataaggaggatcataaaaaatgcatgctatttttatatttagtactgacctgaataagatttttcacataaaaaacatttacatatagtccacatgagaaaataatttttctcatgcgtttataaaaatgaccctgttcaaaagtttacatacacttgattcttaatactgtgttgttacctgaatgattcacagctatgtgtttttttgtttagtgatagttgttcatgagtcccttgtttctcctgaacagttaaactgctcactgttcttcaaaaaaaaaaacattcaggtcccacaaattctttggtttttcaggattttttgcaaatacatgcattaagagccggggatgaaaacttttgaatttgaagatcagggtaaatttcacttattttgtctactgggaaacatgtaagtatcttctgtactctctgaagggcagtactaaatgaaaagaaatatgatattaaggcaaaataagaaaaatcttcattctgttcaaaagtttacacccctggcttttaatgcatcgtgtttccttctgaagcatcagtgagcgtttgaaca
It contains:
- the gpr146 gene encoding probable G-protein coupled receptor 146; the encoded protein is MWSCMVYNETDDNVDLRLCQDFGLILSVFSLVYLIICFPVGLCYNALLVVVNLSNKVTMTMPDVYFVNIAIAGLVLNLVAPVELLGPSFTRWPMWEYNNELYITLLILFNISSLVIMYSTTLLSLDYYIERALPRTYMSSVYNTKHVCGFIWGGAVLTSFSSLLFYVCNHVSTKIIECSKMQNKEAADAIMMFIGYVVPAVAVLYAFILILRIRKESTPLDQDSGRLDPSIHRLLLASVCMQFLLWTPYYMTLLVHTVAGAPGSHSNRQHLTIYFFLRCLSELLAFCSSFAIPLMYRQMNKNFSHKLQRLLKRLHCRDQSCPHERSTVQQVVT